In Tachysurus fulvidraco isolate hzauxx_2018 chromosome 25, HZAU_PFXX_2.0, whole genome shotgun sequence, the following proteins share a genomic window:
- the LOC113658079 gene encoding polycystic kidney disease 1 like 1 isoform X1 — MIGMQVPAVWIYTEKQAYATKEDITFLAMTEEPDPLGFLWHFGDQTAVKMSSRTFVKKYLHPDRYNVTVSVSSSQGSVSSEVHTVVIQRAVHLNRLLYTRSVLLNKSVPFSCRIDAGTDVTYLWDFGDGSRRIGKDSEHHVFKSTGEFIVEVIVTNLVSSASLKGHVFVVVEPCQPPPVKNMGPSKIQVLRYQPVWLGVTFEEQIQCNVSKGLHYSWTLYGPTRLQLSTTGIKTNQQHLKLPEYFLHYGTYKVAAKVQIVGSIVYSTYAVLLEVMPSTPVSIISGGTNVFINRHNSNSNITVDGYRSYDPDFPENVMSYRWKCRPVNTAETSCFSAHVQTSSALLMFPATSLNSNCDLFKFTLTVQSGNRSSSSEMFITVRSKPTSIIHVSCKEGRGNSVNWNERFSVTAACKHCPINITYSWKLYLVNASSKSIPDVPFCSSLDISLPSKLVEHENFLQQPATSVPLSILNHHKTSSRGNIKITHDSFVSWPRQGRSEEQTNPSLSVLLSETDSASAEMGSGEVSEMDFTLFNPAHMKEDKNTSEKDFVAEYPNEHGYLDYEDFYSGIEEADSGVSVGRPNGPHNLDKVISHSSEYDGDNLVGPGSLDNVVFEKTLLDLHRELIEPAIFQSFTSTDISSSVITFKPMMLKPKSLYMLEVTSSSEHVLQGKTQLFFSTHPVPEEMVCHVQPSLGFELHTQFSIFCSSGKKDLLYEYSFSVGKSTKKVIYQGRDYQNYFYLPSGDPYDDYKVTIYIKIENRFGASTKPCPVNVKVWPSFKRDSTSLSNPDQELFMYGLRNLTNLIQVKNTQDIINYIFLLTATLNRLSLDPESCVKLQTQTRAALISAIFQLDATNQELLFDILQTLVDLMKVSNQVTFDSAVLVTKYIQNLSSLRESSLLDVWVVKAVIHILSYILEAQIPSSKLTLDALHITTNSVLMYLLSNREFQFSENTKFLKLVAWQTCDLPLTRKNVDLTTFYIPHMPVIKHPSRYYDGKSCFITLIQSYRQNPYHWVRTPLQMKGHVAEMKLFNCSSRREIKMRHLSTPLIIEFEKQENPGVEFTLSRSEVNTHQFNVTAELLQKAVEIRVEFRRPPRRPFPILLLFRMHQKPTPLLYNVRNVYHWKGQVAQIFLPASSLKDTGIAFLMLLNADYDKRSRNKYMAHEVDYTLRVESTQCLVWDGVKDWRSDGCSVLKSFTSTKVNCSYNQLSSFTFAHQMIQSLYSVSDITEYTSICANPMVIIVMVVVVAVYTVLLVFCNHADIQVEKDLGTFLLPDNNPSDEFLYAVTIDTGLRSRARMTAKVYIVLYGEKGVSQMRELSNPDHTLFTHNSRRTFILSSAQSLGQLWQVCLWHNGGGTSPSWFLNHVMVKDIVDGSSWTFLAQCWLAVDEGDGQVERKLLALDRQLTFRELLHLNLADYLEDLHPWLSVYSRPSYSSHTFTQRLSVCFLLLQVYMSANCILIYFHEDQHWLESGLIGVSLISVWTGLCALTFLPLGSLMSFLFRISKTNKYGRDSGDQYTVRIPYIFSVDGDRNAFLLRDNVSELNDSRSTVSQWKNKCQVLKACDLESLSCVKRRESSALQKATDTVSCIEMIEKNIPDNNDKLQNEFSSVVVNDLTNNNVYRRSRSLQAWCYYGTWILLLCVSVTCIIITGILGLKFSSTKCLLWIHSVFFSLLFCAFAAHPALIFIVAVCVTLQRGDQSYFCQISAVEEPVKELLKNNSRNGACVEKQSLSSSYHHREEISMNFEKVLAARQRARYLRLARPPTFTELQSVRSQIKKRSHLQKTIRELMLYGFASCIVGTLAYGKSSSDKFYLNQAVRAHFTGMASIQKHDDWWNWVENTLLHELYFYSHEYSGVEDSVKAISLIGEPVIMKMEGTDNSSCQSSSGALASFFSAFIEPYQCGKLGCYDGAGFNVPLGKNRSEASSKLKTLWTSDWMRSSTHAINLQFTLYSPVYNLFTTVTMLGEMSCMEAVLSSVFISSARLHHFPCALHYSATAGELLLLFFTLLQIYFQIYAMAQRGRCYWSDFWNWIKVIVVLLSLLCFVCSVIHFKVITDTMEQLRREDFKTFVDLSPASSWEQCTHSLYGLLLFILLIKCCSLLCLNEAMATAVSTVRVVFSSLLWPVITGVIFIFAFSSLGILVNLPKPVYSLITHHFGIGKLDGSHKNQASWMLCCYGALICIVSFSVKAVTTGILSLVVKRAKSKRRKPHLSVLDLCTYIHDEALALVGKGRQKWPVHPKNNNFVLEEFEDLVDELLLKLNVISSSDEDQENYEDQSPLQSAYDFSSEISDENKLQKMEIKRENSLGSLLERNNLQSFRRSEETIHDQAIYTDPKGHQNISTSPVKKLKNSQTSFGIHQTISVHIEGSEILKANRSQSLKMTMEDHDCDNTVLNKALNSQHPMGFISHTGRLTNRSCHRKSCRLFCLNEPHAEKQTEVENIPGQCY, encoded by the exons ATGATTGGTATGCAGG TTCCAGCTGTTTGGATCTACACTGAAAAACAAGCTTATGCTACAAAAGAAGATATTACATTCCTGGCTATGACTGAAGAGCCTGATCCACTCGGGTTTCTGTGGCATTTTGGGGACCAAACAGCAGTTAAAATGTCATCTAGGACATTTGTTAAGAAATACCTACAtccagacag GTACAACGTTACAGTCAGCGTCTCCAGCAGCCAAGGCTCTGTTAGCTCAGAAGTTCATACTGTAGTGATTCAAAGAGCTGTGCATCTTAACAGACTGCTGTACACTCGCTCAGTGCTGCTGAACAAATCAGTGCCTTTCAGCTGCCGAATCGACGCTGGAACAGACGTCACTTATCTCTGGGATTTTGGAGATGGATCAAGAAGAATTGGAAAGGACAGTGAGCATCATGTGTTTAAAAG TACAGGAGAGTTCATAGTAGAAGTGATCGTCACCAACCTAGTGAGCTCTGCCTCTTTAAAAGGACATGTGTTTGTCGTTGTTGAGCCATGCCAACCTCCACCTGTGAAGAACATGGGACCCAGCAAGATCCAG gtATTGCGTTACCAGCCTGTGTGGCTTGGTGTGACATTTGAAGAGCAGATCCAGTGCAATGTCTCCAAAGGCCTCCACTACAGCTGGACTCTCTATGGACCAACCAGACTGCAGCTCTCTACCACAGGcattaaaacaaaccaacaacatCTGAAGCTTCCGGAGTACTTCCTTCATTACGGCACATATAAAGTAGCAGCTAAG GTTCAGATTGTAGGCAGCATAGTTTATAGTACCTACGCTGTTTTGCTCGAGGTGATGCCGAGCACACCTGTGAGCATCATAAGTGGAGGAACAAATGTGTTTATCAACCGTCACAACAGCAACTCAAACATCACTGTGGATGGATATAGGTCATATGACCCAGATTTTCCTGAAAACGTTATGAG TTATAGGTGGAAATGCAGGCCAGTAAACACAGCTGAGACCTCTTGTTTCTCTGCACATGTTCAGACTTCCTCTGCATTGCTAATGTTTCCTGCAACATCACTAAATTCTAACTGTGATCTGTTCAAgttcacacttactgtacaaagTGGCAATCGGTCCTCTTCTTCCGAGATGTTCATCACTGTGAGATCCAAACCAACCAG CATCATTCATGTATCTTGCAAAGAGGGCAGAGGGAATTCTGTCAATTGGAACGAGAGGTTCTCTGTCACAGCTGCGTGTAAACATTGTCCTATTAATATCACCTACTCCTGGAAGCTCTATTTAGTAAATGCATCTAGCAAAAGCATACCAGATG TGCCTTTCTGCAGCAGTTTGGACATAAGCTTACCTTCTAAACTGGTGGAGCACGAAAATTTCCTTCAACAGCCTGCTACATCTGTTCCTCTATCCATCCTAAATCACCACAAAACATCCAGCAGGGGCAACATTAAGATCACACATGACAGTTTTGTCAGTTGGCCCAGACAGGGGAGATCAGAGGAGCAGACGAATCCATCCCTTTCTGTCCTGCTGTCTGAGACAGACAGTGCATCAG CTGAAATGGGATCAGGTGAAGTCAGTGAGATGGATTTTACTCTGTTTAATCCTGCTCATAtgaaagaagacaaaaacacGAGCGAGAAGGATTTTGTAGCTGAATATCCCAATGAGCATGGATATCTAG ACTATGAGGATTTTTATTCCGGAATAGAGGAAGCGGACTCAGGGGTTTCAGTAGGCCGGCCAAATG GACCCCACAATTTAGACAAGGTGATTTCCCATTCAAGCGAATATGACGGTGATAACCTGGTAGGTCCTGGTAGCCTCGACAATGTAGTGTTTGAGAAAACCTTGCTGGATCTTCACAGAGAACTCATTGAGCCTGCAATCTTTCAGTCCTTCACATCCACAG aTATATCCTCATCTGTTATCACATTTAAACCCATGATGCTAAAGCCGAAAAGTCTTTACATGCTAGAGGTCACTTCAA GTTCTGAGCATGTTCTGCAGGGAAAGACCCAGCTGTTTTTCTCCACACATCCTGTTCCCGAGGAAATGGTGTGCCATGTGCAACCCAGCTTAGGTTTTGAGCTCCATACACAATTCAGCATCTTCTGCAGTTCAGGAAAAAAG GATCTCTTGTATGAATACAGCTTTAGTGTGGGAAAGTCAACAAAAAAAGTGATCTATCAAGGCAGAGATTACCAGAACTATTTTTATCTTCCATCAGGAGATCCATATGATGATTACAAAG TCACCATCTACATTAAAATTGAGAACAGATTTGGGGCATCTACCAAGCCGTGTCCTGTGAACGTCAAAGTTTGGCCGAGCTTCAAGAGAGATTCAACGTCTCTCTCCAATCCAGATCAGgaact GTTTATGTATGGTTTGCGTAATCTAACCAACCTAATACAGGTGAAGAACACCCAAGACATTATTAATTACATCTTTCTCCTGACTGCTACTTTGAACCGTCTGAGTTTGGACCCAGAATCTTGTGTGAaactacagacacaaacacgaGCCGCTCTCATTTCAGCAATTTTTCAACTGGATGCCACAAACCAG GAACTGCTCTTTGATATCCTTCAAACTCTTGTAGACCTTATGAAAGTTTCCAATCAA GTGACGTTTGACAGCGCAGTACTGGTGacaaaatatattcaaaatcTATCCTCTCTTCGTGAGTCCAGCTTATTGGATGTGTGGGTGGTGAAGGCTGTCATACACATCCTCTCATATATTCTGGAAGCTCAAATTCCTTCTTCCAAGTTGACACTTGATGCTCTTCACATCACTACTAACTCAGTGTTG ATGTATCTGCTATCCAACAGAGAGTTTCAGTTCAGTGAGAATACCAAATTCCTAAAATTGGTAGCTTGGCAGACTTGTGATTTGCCACTCACAAGAAAAAATGTTGATTTGACAACATTTTACATTCCTCACATGCCAGTGATTAAACACCCAAGCAGATATTATGATGGAAAATCCTGCTTTATCACGTTAATCCAATCCTATAGGCAGAATCCATATCACTGGGTTAGGACTCCATTACAG ATGAAGGGACATGTTGCTGAAATGAAACTCTTCAACTGCAGCTCCAGAAGAGAAATCAAAATGAGACACTTGTCCACTCCACTCATCATTGAGTTTGAGAAGCAAGAG AACCCAGGGGTTGAGttcacactctcacgctctGAAGTAAACACTCATCAGTTCAACGTCACAGCTGAACTTCTGCAAAAGGCAGTGGAGATTAGGGTGGAGTTCAGAAGACCACCAAGACGGCCTTTCCCCATCTTGTTGCTCTTCAG AATGCACCAAAAGCCAACACCTTTGTTGTACAATGTACGTAATGTCTATCACTGGAAAGGACAAGTGGCTCAGATCTTTTTACCCGCTTCATCTTTAAAAG ACACTGGTATCGCATTTCTGATGCTCCTCAATGCTGATTATGATAAAAGatctagaaataaatacatggCACATGAAGTGGACTACACACTGAGAGTTGAGTCCACTCAATGCTTAGTTTGGGATGGTGTGAAAGACTGGAGATCTGATGGATGTTCTGTGCTCAAAAGCTTCACCTCAACCAAAGTGAACTGCAG TTACAACCAGCTATCATCGTTCACTTTTGCACATCAGATGATCCAAAGCCTTTACAGTGTTTCAGACATCACTGAGTACACAAG catctgTGCCAACCCTATGGTGATTATTGTAATGGTGGTTGTAGTGGCTGTCTACACTGTGCTATTGGTGTTTTGTAATCATGCTGATATTCAGGTGGAAAAGGATTTGGGAACATTCCTTCTGCCAGACAACAATCCTTCAGACGAGTTCCTCTATGCTGTTACTATCGACACAGGCCTCAGATCAAGAGCCAGAATGACAGCAAAG GTATATATAGTTCTGTATGGTGAGAAAGGAGTGTCTCAAATGAGAGAGCTCAGCAATCCTgaccacacactcttcactcacAATTCCAGGAGAACGTTTATTCTGAG CTCAGCCCAGAGTCTGGGCCAATTATGGCAGGTGTGTTTGTGGCACAATGGTGGAGGTACGTCTCCCAGTTGGTTTCTGAATCACGTGATGGTGAAAGACATAGTAGACGGATCAAGTTGGACCTTTCTGGCGCAGTGCTGGTTGGCAGTGGATGAAGGAGACGGACAAGTGGAGCGAAAACTGCTTGCTTTAGACCGACAGCTCACATTCAGAGAG TTGCTGCATCTGAATCTTGCTGATTACTTAGAGGACTTGCACCCATGGCTGTCTGTTTACAGTCGGCCATCTTACAGCTCACATACATTCACTCAGCGCTTGAGTGTCTGTTTCCTACTGCTGCAGGTTTACATGTCCGCTAACTGCATACTCATATACTTTCACGAAGACCAG CACTGGTTGGAGTCAGGCCTGATTGGTGTTTCGCTGATCTCAGTGTGGACAGGACTGTGTGCACTTACTTTTCTACCTTTAGGCTCTCTTATGTCCTTCCTCTTCCGCATCAGCAAG ACAAACAAATATGGCAGGGATTCAGGGGATCAGTATACAGTCAGAATTCCTTACATCTTCTCTGTAGATG GTGACCGCAATGCTTTTCTGTTGAGGGATAATGTGTCTGAACTGAACGATTCACGGAGCACTGTTTCacaatggaaaaataaatgtcag GTTTTGAAGGCATGTGATTTGGAGTCTTTGTCCTGTGTGAAACGGAGAGAAAGCTCAGCACTGCAGAAAGCCACTGATACTGTCTCGTGCATTGAAATGATTGAAAAAAATATTCCGGACAACAATGACAAATTACAGAATGAATTTAGCTCTGTTGTAG TAAATGATCTCACAAACAACAATGTTTATAGAAGAAGCAGATCTCTGCAAGCTTGGTGCTACTATGGGACATGGATTTTGTTGCTGTGCGTGTCCGTCACTTGTATAATCATTACTGGAATTCTGGGACTGAA ATTTAGCTCTACAAAGTGTCTCCTGTGGATTCACTCAGTATTTTTCTCCTTGCTCTTCTGTGCTTTTGCAGCACACCCAGCACTG atatttattgtTGCGGTATGTGTAACTCTGCAACGAGGGGATCAGAGTTATTTTTGCCAAATCTCAGCTGTTGAGGAGCCAGTCAAAGAGCTGCTAAAAAATAACAGCCGAAATGGAGCCTGTGTGGAGAAGCAGTCCTTGTCCAGCTCATATCATCACAGAGAGGAGATCAGTATGAATTTTGAAAAg gtgcTGGCAGCCCGTCAGAGAGCCAGATATTTGCGTCTCGCACGTCCACCTACTTTCACTGAGCTTCAAAGTGTGAGGagccaaattaaaaaaaggtcacATCTTCAGAAAACAATAag AGAGCTGATGTTATATGGCTTTGCCTCGTGTATAGTTGGCACTTTGGCTTATGGAAAATCCTCCAGTGATAAGTTTTATCTGAATCAGGCAGTCAGAGCTCACTTTACTGG GATGGCTTCAATCCAGAAGCATGATGACTGGTGGAACTGGGTAGAAAACACACTTCTACATGAGCTCTATTTTTATTCCCATGAATATAGTGGGGTGGAAGACAGT GTAAAAGCTATCTCTTTAATTGGAGAGCCGGTCATTATGAAGATGGAAGGAACAGACAATTCATCATGTCAG tcatcATCTGGAGCTCTAGCATCTTTTTTTAGTGCTTTCATTGAACCTTACCAATGTGGGAAACTCGGGTGTTATGACGGAGCAGGATTTAATGTCCCATTAGGAAAAAACAG GTCTGAAGCATCCAGCAAGCTTAAGACACTGTGGACTTCAGACTGGATGCGCAGCTCCACCCATGCCATAAACCTCCAGTTCACTTTATATAGCCCTGTTTATAACCTCTTTACCACTGTCACCATGCTTGGTGAAATGTCATGCATGGAAGCTGTTCTATCCTCAGTCTTCATTTCCTCTGCCAGACTTCATCACTTTCCCTGTGCCCTTCATTACAGTGCTACAGCTGGAGAG CTTCTCCTGCTCTTCTTTACTTTGCTTCAAATCTACTTTCAAATATATGCCATGGCTCAAAGAGGACGATGTTACTGGTCAGACTTCTGGAACTGGATAAAA GTGATTGTAGTCCTGCTCAGTCTTCTGTGCTTTGTCTGTTCTGTGATTCACTTCAAAGTGATCACAGACACAATGGAACAGCTCAGAAGAGAAGATTTCAAGACCTTTGTCGACTTAAGTCCTGCTTCTTCTTGGGAACAG TGCACTCATTCACTTTATGGGCTCCTTCTGTTCATTCTTCTGATTAAATGTTGCTCATTGCTATGCCTCAATGAAGCCATGGCCACAGCTGTATCTACAGTGAGAGTTGTCTTCTCCAGTCTGCTATGGCCTGTG ATAACTGGCGTGATCTTTATTTTCGCTTTCTCCTCCCTGGGGATCCTGGTTAACTTACCAAAACCAGTTTATTCTCTTATCACGCATCATTTTGGCATTGGAAAGCTTGATGGTTCACACAAAAATCAAGCCTCTTGGATGCTTTGTTGCTACGGAGCCTTAATCTGCATTGTGTCTTTTTCAGTGAAAGCAGTG ACAACTGGTATACTCAGTTTGGTTGTGAAAAGGGCAAAATCTAAGAGGAGAAAACCTCATCTGTCTGTCCTGGACCTCTGCACTTATATCCATGATGAGGCTCTGGCGCTTGTTGGTAAAGGCAGGCAGAAGTGGCCTGTTCATCCAAAAAACAAC AATTTTGTCCTGGAGGAGTTTGAGGATCTGGTTGATGAGCTCCTGCTCAAGCTTAATGTCATTTCCAGTAGTGATGAAGACCAGGAAAACTATGAGGACCAGAGTCCTCTCCAATCAGCATATGACTTCAGCTCAGAG